In the genome of Myxococcus stipitatus, one region contains:
- the nuoE gene encoding complex I 24 kDa subunit family protein, protein MAEPLFTPEEQKKFDAGIAEIISHYPSDRKSAGMLPALRLLQEIKGWLPPEGLRLVAKHLEVTPERAYEVASFYVMYHLKKPGKYVVDVCTNLSCSLWGAEKMLAYLEEKLGLKAGEANEKFTLRETECLASCGTAPCLQINEDHHESLTRAKLDAILAKLS, encoded by the coding sequence ATGGCGGAGCCCCTGTTCACTCCTGAAGAGCAGAAGAAGTTCGACGCGGGTATCGCGGAGATCATCTCCCACTACCCCTCTGATCGCAAAAGCGCGGGCATGCTCCCGGCGCTGCGGCTGCTCCAGGAGATCAAGGGCTGGCTGCCGCCCGAAGGCCTCCGGCTGGTCGCGAAGCATCTGGAGGTCACTCCGGAGCGCGCCTACGAGGTCGCGAGCTTCTACGTGATGTACCACCTGAAGAAGCCGGGCAAGTACGTCGTGGACGTCTGCACGAACCTGTCCTGCTCGCTCTGGGGCGCGGAGAAGATGCTCGCGTACCTCGAGGAGAAGCTCGGCCTCAAGGCGGGTGAAGCCAACGAGAAGTTCACCTTGCGCGAGACCGAGTGCCTGGCCTCCTGCGGCACCGCGCCGTGCCTGCAGATCAACGAGGACCACCAC
- a CDS encoding TIGR02266 family protein, whose protein sequence is MTPGPENKRQHPRVPAVLKVEYADGRQARDVTENLSHTGLFVQTDQVFTLGDEVGLALSFPGLLDPVEVTGIVAWVRPAGFDQPGGVGVRVERAEDRRRLGDILSAAGPNSHASHVEHEGYRVLIVEDNPHIIEMYSYVLKKLASGELHGKVPLEVHFAPDGHHALLMLRESRFSLVMTDLYMPVMDGFALVERIREEEALRAIPVIAISAGGKEAQDRALQLGVDIYLRKPVKFVEVLETVKQLLRIK, encoded by the coding sequence ATGACCCCGGGACCAGAGAACAAGCGTCAGCACCCCCGGGTCCCGGCCGTGCTGAAGGTGGAGTACGCGGACGGGCGCCAGGCGCGTGACGTCACGGAGAACCTGTCCCATACGGGACTCTTCGTCCAGACCGACCAGGTCTTCACCCTGGGGGACGAGGTGGGGCTCGCACTTTCTTTCCCGGGACTGTTGGATCCGGTAGAAGTCACCGGCATCGTGGCCTGGGTGAGGCCCGCGGGCTTCGATCAGCCCGGAGGTGTCGGCGTCCGCGTCGAGCGCGCGGAGGACAGGCGGAGACTGGGTGACATCTTGAGTGCGGCAGGACCCAACAGCCACGCGTCCCACGTCGAGCACGAGGGCTACCGTGTGCTCATCGTCGAGGACAACCCGCACATCATCGAGATGTACAGCTACGTCCTGAAGAAGCTGGCCTCGGGAGAGCTGCACGGGAAGGTCCCCCTGGAGGTCCACTTCGCGCCGGACGGCCACCACGCGCTCCTGATGCTGCGCGAGAGCCGCTTCAGCCTGGTGATGACGGACCTCTACATGCCGGTGATGGACGGCTTCGCCCTGGTGGAGCGCATCCGCGAGGAGGAGGCCCTGAGGGCCATCCCCGTCATCGCCATCTCCGCGGGTGGCAAGGAGGCGCAGGACCGCGCGCTGCAACTGGGCGTGGATATCTACCTGCGCAAGCCCGTGAAGTTCGTCGAGGTGCTGGAGACGGTGAAGCAGCTTCTTCGCATCAAGTGA
- a CDS encoding serine/threonine-protein kinase — protein MPKAAINRDAVSGEALFILRNLRENGRLGRSNKLADVKASLEPSVSLEFDNYFFFLRKFHYIAMDREAQLKLTEQGERVAGGELSDRFSTEVGEFFADQLASAEDEPPVAQGTEEPMVVPPPPPELLLDETEVVPTAQTQISPPPSPPPMPPMRASRSAMPALDLTPPPNTSQVPAPAPAPAASPVALVSPVVPEGRRETSIGFAPTAPASPQPLASPPPSATASMPPPAATAAPVAAAPVAPKGNELDLRYQKFDPIGTGPLGTVFKGRFTALGLDICLKELKDIFGYFSFLQRGEVLKRLKKELCAQAQVRHPGIVQVVDQNVEAARPYFVLELMNGSLKERLEAGGGSGVPVPFALRTFLQMAYGLRAAHAAGLTHHNLKPENVLFDAYGNAKLADFGLGRVVEVDSTKGMPQVFVGTGGMAYMAPELLNRGAKEPGPSADIYGLGILLYEMLTGQIPGRRSPLPSEVNPEAPSGLDQLFDKATQDKREQRYPDVDAMLEDFYKAFPEKEFLTRGDLVLSSDAPQQQQPQS, from the coding sequence ATGCCGAAGGCCGCCATCAACCGCGACGCCGTCAGTGGCGAGGCGCTGTTCATCCTCCGAAACCTGAGGGAGAACGGCCGACTTGGACGCTCGAACAAACTGGCCGATGTGAAGGCCTCGCTCGAACCGTCCGTCTCGCTCGAGTTCGACAACTACTTCTTCTTCCTGCGCAAGTTCCACTACATCGCCATGGACCGCGAGGCCCAGCTCAAGCTCACCGAGCAGGGCGAGCGCGTGGCGGGTGGGGAGCTTTCGGACCGCTTCTCCACGGAGGTGGGGGAGTTCTTCGCCGACCAGCTCGCCTCCGCCGAGGACGAGCCGCCCGTGGCGCAGGGGACCGAGGAGCCGATGGTCGTCCCGCCGCCTCCTCCGGAGCTGCTGCTGGATGAGACGGAGGTCGTTCCCACGGCGCAGACGCAGATTTCCCCGCCGCCCTCGCCGCCGCCCATGCCTCCCATGCGGGCCTCGCGCTCGGCCATGCCCGCGCTGGACCTGACGCCGCCGCCGAACACGTCCCAGGTGCCCGCACCGGCGCCGGCGCCCGCCGCCTCGCCCGTGGCGCTGGTCAGCCCCGTGGTTCCCGAGGGGCGCCGGGAGACGTCCATCGGCTTTGCTCCCACGGCGCCCGCGTCGCCGCAGCCCCTCGCCTCTCCTCCGCCGTCCGCGACTGCCTCCATGCCCCCTCCCGCCGCCACCGCCGCTCCCGTTGCCGCCGCGCCCGTCGCTCCGAAGGGCAATGAGCTGGACCTGCGCTACCAGAAGTTCGACCCCATCGGCACGGGCCCGCTGGGCACGGTGTTCAAGGGCCGCTTCACGGCGCTCGGCTTGGACATCTGCCTCAAGGAGCTGAAGGACATCTTCGGCTACTTCTCCTTCCTCCAGCGCGGCGAGGTGCTGAAGCGGCTGAAGAAGGAGCTGTGCGCGCAGGCCCAGGTGCGCCACCCCGGCATCGTCCAGGTGGTGGACCAGAACGTGGAGGCCGCGCGGCCGTACTTCGTGCTGGAGCTGATGAACGGCAGCCTGAAGGAGCGGCTGGAGGCCGGCGGTGGCAGCGGCGTGCCGGTGCCCTTCGCGCTGCGCACGTTCCTGCAGATGGCCTATGGCCTGCGCGCCGCGCACGCCGCGGGGCTGACGCACCACAACCTCAAGCCGGAGAACGTCCTCTTCGACGCGTACGGCAACGCCAAGCTGGCCGACTTCGGCCTGGGCCGGGTGGTGGAGGTCGACTCGACCAAGGGCATGCCCCAGGTCTTCGTGGGCACGGGCGGCATGGCCTACATGGCTCCCGAGCTCTTGAACCGGGGCGCCAAGGAGCCGGGCCCCTCCGCGGACATCTACGGCCTGGGCATCCTGCTCTACGAGATGCTCACCGGGCAGATTCCCGGACGCCGCTCGCCGCTGCCGTCGGAGGTCAACCCCGAGGCGCCCAGCGGGCTGGACCAGCTCTTCGACAAGGCCACGCAGGACAAGCGTGAGCAGCGCTACCCGGACGTGGATGCCATGCTCGAGGACTTCTACAAGGCGTTCCCGGAGAAGGAGTTCCTCACGCGCGGGGACCTCGTCCTCTCGTCGGACGCCCCGCAGCAACAGCAGCCGCAGTCGTGA
- the serB gene encoding phosphoserine phosphatase SerB, giving the protein MTSTSSGCLLVTVTGKDHPSITSRFTGLLAQAGAELLDVEQVVVQGRLTLCLLVRLPDTRGVPKELLFAARELGVALDFQAVESPDAAASPVAARYVVTAVGRALGARELHSLTSHLSEQGALVERIVRLTHTHLGSVELHVTLPPAVDPEALKRSLLALSMRDNTFDVALQRESLFRRSKRMVVMDMDSTLIRIEVIDELARAYGVGEQVSRITERAMHGEMDYDESLRQRVSLLAGLDVSVLRELAANLPLTEGAETLVKVLKRLGYRTAVISGGFSVAAEALKARLGIDHAFSNVLEEADGKLTGRTVGPIVNARRKAELLEQLAKQEGILLEQVIAVGDGANDLLMLERAGLGIAFRAKPRLREAADTSISAGGLDTILYLLGLTGRELQEVG; this is encoded by the coding sequence ATGACCTCGACTTCTTCTGGTTGCCTGCTCGTCACCGTCACGGGCAAGGACCATCCCTCCATCACCTCCCGCTTCACCGGCTTGTTGGCCCAGGCGGGCGCCGAGCTGCTCGACGTGGAGCAGGTGGTGGTGCAGGGCCGCCTCACGCTGTGCCTGCTCGTCCGTCTGCCCGACACTCGCGGCGTCCCGAAGGAGCTGCTGTTCGCCGCTCGCGAGCTGGGCGTGGCGCTCGACTTCCAGGCGGTGGAGTCGCCGGACGCCGCGGCGAGTCCTGTGGCGGCGCGCTACGTCGTCACCGCCGTGGGCCGCGCGCTGGGCGCACGCGAGCTTCATTCGCTGACGTCGCACCTGTCCGAGCAGGGCGCGCTCGTGGAGCGCATCGTGCGGCTGACGCACACGCATCTGGGCTCGGTGGAGCTGCATGTCACGCTGCCTCCCGCGGTGGACCCGGAGGCGCTGAAGCGCTCGCTGCTCGCGCTGTCCATGCGCGACAACACCTTCGACGTGGCGCTGCAGCGCGAGAGCCTGTTCCGCCGCAGCAAGCGGATGGTGGTGATGGACATGGACTCCACGCTCATCCGCATCGAGGTCATCGACGAACTCGCGCGGGCGTATGGCGTGGGAGAGCAGGTGTCGCGCATCACCGAGCGCGCCATGCACGGTGAGATGGACTACGACGAGTCCCTGCGCCAGCGCGTGTCGCTGCTGGCGGGGCTGGATGTGTCCGTGCTGCGCGAGCTCGCGGCGAACCTGCCGCTGACGGAGGGCGCGGAGACGCTGGTGAAGGTGCTCAAGCGCCTGGGCTATCGCACCGCGGTCATCAGCGGCGGCTTCTCCGTGGCGGCCGAGGCGCTCAAGGCCCGGCTCGGCATCGACCACGCCTTCTCCAACGTGCTCGAGGAGGCGGATGGAAAGCTCACGGGCCGCACCGTGGGCCCCATCGTCAACGCACGCCGGAAGGCGGAGCTGCTGGAGCAGCTGGCGAAGCAGGAAGGCATCCTGCTGGAGCAGGTCATCGCGGTGGGCGATGGCGCCAATGACTTGCTGATGCTGGAGCGCGCGGGATTGGGAATCGCCTTCCGCGCCAAGCCCCGCCTCCGAGAAGCCGCTGATACATCGATTTCAGCCGGTGGCCTGGACACCATCCTCTACCTCCTGGGGCTCACCGGACGGGAGCTCCAGGAGGTGGGCTGA
- a CDS encoding CPXCG motif-containing cysteine-rich protein has protein sequence MQPFAEAAVLQCPYCGEQVEVDVDPIGATHERYIEDCPVCCRPWTVHVARAEEAVGVTLGREDD, from the coding sequence ATGCAACCCTTCGCGGAAGCCGCTGTCCTGCAGTGCCCCTATTGCGGCGAACAGGTGGAGGTCGACGTGGACCCCATCGGCGCCACCCACGAGCGCTACATCGAGGACTGTCCGGTGTGCTGCCGCCCCTGGACCGTCCACGTCGCCCGCGCCGAGGAGGCCGTCGGCGTCACCCTGGGCCGCGAGGACGACTGA
- a CDS encoding Hsp20/alpha crystallin family protein: MQSRNPFNSAVVVNPLMRDFDALFRELGQPGFFRQATRERTPAADILESETGITLHLDIPGVDAKDIQVTVERDVLTVKAERKAQPLAEGVNVRRQERAQGGFTRSFSLPETVDATKVEARYEQGVLTLTLPRREESKPRVIEVKVQS; this comes from the coding sequence ATGCAAAGCCGCAACCCGTTCAACTCCGCCGTGGTGGTGAACCCCCTGATGCGCGACTTCGACGCGCTCTTCCGTGAGCTGGGCCAGCCCGGCTTCTTCCGTCAGGCCACGCGCGAGCGCACGCCGGCCGCCGACATCCTCGAGTCCGAGACGGGCATCACCCTGCACCTCGACATCCCGGGGGTGGACGCGAAGGACATCCAGGTGACGGTGGAGCGCGACGTGCTCACCGTGAAGGCGGAGCGCAAGGCGCAGCCCTTGGCCGAGGGCGTCAACGTGCGACGCCAGGAGCGAGCCCAGGGGGGATTCACGCGCTCGTTCTCCCTTCCGGAGACGGTGGACGCCACCAAGGTGGAGGCGCGCTACGAGCAAGGCGTGCTGACGCTGACACTGCCCCGGCGTGAGGAATCCAAGCCCCGCGTCATCGAGGTCAAGGTCCAGAGCTGA
- a CDS encoding response regulator encodes MGSGMMQQEGSTAMTDQLYTTHDISRLLQVDPSTVSKWIDRGILMAFRTPGGHRRVRSADLRTFLITHQMPVPEELGSGTVRLLVVDDERAVLDAIKRAFKPFAAQVELQTTTSGVEALLLVSEQKPHGMIIDLNMPDIDGLEVCRRIRQRKQMEGVRLITMTSVHTADVVEQSKQAGALACLAKPLDVQQVLELFRVPISLSAKR; translated from the coding sequence ATGGGCAGCGGAATGATGCAGCAAGAGGGGAGTACGGCGATGACGGACCAGCTCTACACGACGCACGACATCAGTCGTTTGCTTCAGGTGGATCCGTCCACGGTGAGCAAGTGGATTGACCGGGGCATCCTGATGGCCTTCAGGACGCCGGGTGGCCACCGCCGGGTGCGGTCCGCGGACCTGCGCACGTTCCTCATCACCCACCAGATGCCGGTTCCCGAGGAGCTGGGCAGCGGCACGGTGCGCCTGCTGGTGGTGGACGACGAGCGCGCGGTGCTGGACGCCATCAAGCGCGCGTTCAAGCCCTTCGCCGCGCAGGTGGAGCTGCAGACGACGACGAGCGGCGTGGAGGCCCTGCTGCTGGTGTCCGAGCAGAAGCCGCACGGCATGATCATCGACCTCAACATGCCGGACATCGACGGCCTCGAGGTCTGCCGCCGCATCCGTCAGCGCAAGCAGATGGAGGGCGTGCGCCTCATCACCATGACGTCCGTGCACACGGCCGACGTGGTGGAGCAGTCGAAGCAGGCCGGCGCGCTCGCGTGCCTGGCGAAGCCGCTGGACGTGCAGCAGGTGCTGGAGCTGTTCCGCGTGCCCATCTCGCTCAGCGCCAAGCGCTGA
- a CDS encoding KdsC family phosphatase produces the protein MPTEALSKPGKEELTSRAARVRLLVFDVDGVLTDGGLYYGDGGELMKRFDVKDGHALVMARLSGLPAAILTARTSGIVEARGRELGLAAVFQGRKDKGAALDELLRQLDVPPGECAYMGDDHNDLAPLSKVGLSACPADAVPEVRQGVHFVTHSPGGRGAARELVELVLKSRGLWDGAVGLMRGTDGRSAQRG, from the coding sequence ATGCCGACGGAAGCACTTTCCAAGCCGGGAAAGGAAGAGCTGACGTCCCGCGCGGCACGCGTGCGGCTGCTTGTCTTTGACGTGGACGGGGTGCTCACCGACGGCGGCCTGTATTACGGCGACGGCGGGGAGCTGATGAAGCGCTTCGATGTGAAGGATGGCCACGCCCTGGTCATGGCCCGGCTGTCGGGCCTGCCCGCCGCCATCCTCACCGCCCGCACCTCAGGCATCGTGGAGGCACGCGGGCGGGAGCTGGGCCTGGCGGCAGTGTTTCAAGGCCGCAAGGACAAGGGTGCCGCACTGGACGAGCTGCTCCGGCAGTTGGATGTCCCCCCGGGCGAGTGTGCCTACATGGGGGATGACCACAACGACCTGGCCCCACTCTCGAAGGTGGGCTTGTCCGCGTGTCCCGCGGATGCTGTTCCCGAGGTGCGTCAGGGGGTCCACTTCGTCACCCACAGCCCAGGCGGCCGAGGCGCCGCCCGGGAGCTCGTCGAGCTGGTCCTCAAGTCCCGAGGTCTCTGGGACGGGGCCGTGGGTCTGATGAGGGGGACTGATGGACGCAGTGCGCAGAGAGGTTGA
- the kdsA gene encoding 3-deoxy-8-phosphooctulonate synthase, translated as MSASSSLPITLCGHKVGPGQKLFVIAGPDSIESEEMALKHAHLLKGITSRLGVPYAFKCSYDKANRTSGKSFRGPGLREGLRILARIRDEVGVPVLTDVHETSHVGPASEVVDIIQIPAFLCRQTDLVEAVARTGKGVNLKKGQFVAPKDIVHSARKAFEAGNPNVLVTERGSSFGYNNLVVDMRGFAQMREAGLAVCFDATHSVQLPSAGNGETAGERKFVSLLARSAAAAGIDALFTEVHEDPDRALCDGPCSLNPQMFEDVVRNVLNIRRVLGHEPS; from the coding sequence ATGAGCGCCAGCAGCAGCCTTCCCATCACCCTGTGTGGCCACAAGGTCGGCCCGGGACAGAAGCTTTTTGTCATTGCCGGCCCGGACAGCATCGAGTCCGAGGAGATGGCCCTGAAACATGCTCACTTGCTCAAGGGCATCACCAGCCGACTGGGCGTGCCCTACGCCTTCAAGTGCTCCTATGACAAGGCCAACCGGACGAGCGGGAAGTCCTTCCGAGGCCCGGGTCTCCGGGAAGGGCTGCGCATTCTAGCGCGTATCAGGGATGAAGTGGGCGTCCCGGTCCTCACGGACGTCCATGAAACCAGCCACGTAGGTCCTGCCTCGGAAGTTGTGGATATCATCCAGATACCGGCGTTCCTGTGCCGGCAGACAGACTTGGTGGAGGCCGTGGCTCGCACGGGCAAGGGCGTGAATTTGAAGAAGGGACAATTCGTGGCCCCCAAGGACATCGTCCACTCGGCGCGCAAGGCGTTCGAGGCGGGCAACCCCAACGTGCTCGTCACGGAGCGGGGCTCGTCCTTCGGCTACAACAACCTGGTTGTCGACATGCGTGGCTTCGCGCAGATGCGCGAGGCGGGCCTGGCCGTGTGCTTTGACGCCACGCACTCCGTGCAGCTGCCCAGCGCGGGCAATGGAGAGACGGCGGGTGAGCGGAAGTTCGTCTCGCTGCTCGCGCGCTCCGCCGCGGCCGCCGGCATCGACGCCTTGTTCACCGAAGTGCACGAGGACCCTGACCGTGCCCTGTGTGACGGTCCGTGCTCCCTCAATCCACAGATGTTCGAGGACGTGGTACGAAATGTGCTGAACATCCGCCGGGTGTTGGGACACGAGCCCAGCTGA
- a CDS encoding CTP synthase yields the protein MRSKKTKFIFVTGGVVSSLGKGLASASIGALLENRGLAVTLLKLDPYINVDPGTMSPFQHGEVFVTEDGGETDMDLGHYERFTNARMSRLNNFTSGRIYHAVIMKERRGEYLGKTVQVIPHVTDEIKASIRQAAQDADVVIVEVGGTVGDIESLPFLEAIRQMRYDVGSQNAVYVHLTLLPYIGAAGEVKTKPTQHSVMKLREIGIQPDFLVCRTDREVSRELKDKIAMFCNVDTGNVFTSPDVRSIYELPLELHRQGLDVRLAEVLNIWSRAPHLERWENILRKVYEPARGQVQVAIVGKYVNLTESYKSLNEALLHGGIANDVKVNLHFVDSQDVEAQGPEKLLAGVDAILVPGGFGVRGTEGKIAAVRYAREKKIPFFGICLGLQMAVVEFSRSVLGLTTANSLEFSEHTPHPVVTLMESQVSVQDKGGTMRLGSYACALKPGTRAHQLYGQDLIQERHRHRYEVNNAYRGRLQEAGLVISGHNPELNLVEMIELSDHPYFVGCQFHPEFKSKPFAPHPLFSGFIKAALDQRDATAGQVRA from the coding sequence ATGCGCTCCAAGAAAACCAAGTTCATTTTCGTGACGGGCGGAGTGGTCAGCTCCCTCGGCAAGGGCCTCGCCTCGGCCTCTATTGGCGCCCTGCTGGAGAATCGCGGCCTCGCCGTCACCCTGCTGAAGCTGGACCCGTACATCAACGTGGATCCGGGCACGATGAGCCCGTTCCAGCACGGCGAAGTGTTCGTCACCGAGGATGGTGGCGAGACGGACATGGACCTGGGCCACTACGAGCGCTTCACGAACGCTCGCATGAGCCGGCTCAACAACTTCACCTCCGGCCGCATCTACCACGCCGTCATCATGAAGGAGCGTCGCGGCGAGTACCTGGGCAAGACGGTGCAGGTGATTCCGCACGTCACCGACGAAATCAAGGCGAGCATCCGCCAGGCGGCCCAGGACGCGGACGTGGTGATTGTGGAGGTCGGTGGCACGGTGGGCGACATCGAGTCGCTGCCGTTCCTCGAGGCCATCCGTCAGATGCGCTACGACGTGGGCAGCCAGAATGCCGTCTACGTGCACCTGACGCTCCTGCCGTACATCGGCGCCGCGGGCGAGGTGAAGACCAAGCCCACGCAGCACTCGGTGATGAAGCTGCGCGAGATTGGCATCCAGCCCGACTTCCTCGTGTGCCGCACGGACCGCGAGGTGTCGCGCGAGCTCAAGGACAAGATCGCCATGTTCTGCAACGTGGACACGGGCAACGTGTTCACCTCGCCGGACGTGCGCAGCATCTACGAGCTGCCGCTGGAGCTGCACCGCCAGGGTCTGGATGTTCGCCTGGCGGAGGTGCTCAACATCTGGAGCCGCGCGCCGCACCTGGAGCGCTGGGAGAACATCCTGCGCAAGGTGTACGAGCCCGCGCGAGGCCAGGTGCAGGTGGCCATCGTCGGCAAGTACGTGAACCTCACGGAGAGCTACAAGAGCCTCAACGAGGCCCTGCTGCACGGTGGCATCGCCAACGACGTGAAGGTCAACCTGCACTTCGTGGACAGCCAGGACGTGGAGGCGCAAGGGCCGGAGAAGCTGCTCGCCGGCGTGGACGCCATCCTCGTCCCCGGCGGGTTCGGCGTGCGGGGCACCGAGGGGAAGATCGCGGCGGTGCGCTACGCGCGTGAGAAGAAGATTCCCTTCTTCGGCATCTGCCTGGGCCTCCAGATGGCGGTGGTGGAGTTCAGCCGGAGCGTGCTGGGCCTGACGACGGCCAACAGCCTGGAGTTCAGCGAGCACACGCCGCACCCCGTCGTGACGCTGATGGAGAGCCAGGTGTCCGTGCAGGACAAGGGCGGCACCATGCGTCTGGGCAGCTACGCCTGCGCGCTGAAGCCCGGCACGCGCGCGCACCAGCTCTACGGCCAGGACCTCATCCAGGAGCGCCACCGTCACCGCTACGAGGTGAACAACGCCTACCGCGGGCGTCTGCAGGAGGCGGGGCTGGTCATCTCCGGCCACAATCCGGAGCTGAACCTGGTGGAGATGATTGAGTTGTCGGACCACCCGTACTTTGTTGGGTGCCAGTTCCACCCCGAGTTCAAGAGCAAGCCCTTCGCCCCTCACCCTCTCTTCTCCGGCTTCATCAAGGCCGCGCTGGACCAGCGCGACGCGACGGCCGGCCAGGTGCGCGCATGA
- a CDS encoding ABC transporter ATP-binding protein, which yields MTLRRLLTLARPELPTLVVGTLFLFISSAATLAFPRAIGDLVDEALGARSRERLDTIALVMFGVFVVQGLAMALRVYLFSTAGERVVTRLRKRLFQSLLSQEVAFFDERRTGELTSRLASDTSVLQNTVTTNISMTLRYTLQALGGVVLLFLTSPRLTLVMLAIIPAVAIGAVVYGRRVRVLSRQVQDALAASSEVAEEDLSGIRTVRSFAAESHEVERYSAAVDRALELAKTRARQSAVFMGIASIAMYGSTAAMLWYGGRLVVDGALSVGALTSFLIYTSLVALSLSAVAEVWADFMRASGAAERVFELMDREPAIPSGGQTLASVKGHVEFRAVRFSYPTRSDVPVLQGMDLEMRPGEVVAVVGPSGAGKSTLASLLSRFYDPQGGAVLLDGQPLTSLEPEWLRRNIGMVAQEPQLFSCSIADNIRYARPDATQEEVEEAARAANAHDFIQRFPEGYATPVGERGVQLSGGQKQRVAIARAVLKDPRLLILDEATSALDAESEHLVKDALERLMKGRTTLIIAHRLSTVANVDRVLVLEGGRIVQSGTHASLMGQEGLYRRLVERQFVAA from the coding sequence TTGACGTTGCGCCGCCTGCTCACGCTGGCGAGGCCCGAGCTTCCCACGCTTGTCGTGGGCACGCTCTTTCTCTTCATCAGCAGCGCGGCCACCCTCGCCTTTCCCCGGGCCATCGGAGACCTCGTCGACGAGGCGCTCGGCGCTCGCAGCCGCGAGCGCCTGGACACCATCGCCCTGGTGATGTTCGGCGTCTTCGTCGTGCAGGGCCTGGCCATGGCCTTGCGCGTCTATCTCTTCAGCACCGCGGGCGAGCGCGTCGTGACGAGGCTGCGCAAGCGCCTGTTCCAGAGCCTGCTGTCCCAAGAGGTCGCGTTCTTCGACGAGCGTCGCACCGGAGAGCTCACCAGTCGACTGGCCTCCGACACGAGCGTCCTGCAGAACACCGTCACCACCAACATCTCCATGACGCTGCGCTACACCCTCCAGGCGCTGGGGGGCGTGGTGCTCCTCTTCCTCACGTCCCCGCGCCTCACGCTGGTGATGCTCGCCATCATCCCCGCCGTCGCCATTGGCGCGGTGGTGTATGGCCGGCGCGTTCGCGTCCTGTCGCGGCAGGTGCAGGACGCGCTCGCCGCCTCCAGCGAGGTGGCCGAGGAGGACCTCTCCGGCATCCGCACCGTGCGCTCCTTCGCCGCGGAGAGCCACGAGGTGGAGCGCTACAGCGCCGCGGTGGACCGGGCGCTCGAGCTCGCGAAGACGCGCGCGCGTCAGTCCGCGGTGTTCATGGGCATCGCCTCCATCGCCATGTACGGCTCCACCGCGGCCATGCTCTGGTACGGCGGCCGGCTGGTGGTGGACGGAGCGCTCAGCGTGGGCGCGCTCACCTCGTTCCTCATCTACACGTCGCTGGTCGCGCTCTCCCTCAGCGCCGTCGCGGAGGTGTGGGCGGACTTCATGCGCGCCAGCGGCGCCGCCGAGCGCGTCTTCGAGCTGATGGACCGCGAGCCCGCCATCCCCTCCGGTGGACAGACGCTGGCCTCGGTGAAGGGCCACGTGGAGTTCCGCGCGGTGCGCTTCTCCTACCCCACGCGCTCCGATGTGCCCGTGCTCCAGGGCATGGACCTGGAGATGAGGCCCGGTGAAGTGGTCGCCGTCGTCGGCCCCTCTGGCGCGGGCAAGTCCACGCTCGCCTCGCTGCTGTCGCGCTTCTACGACCCGCAAGGCGGCGCGGTGCTCCTGGATGGACAGCCGCTCACCTCGCTCGAGCCCGAGTGGCTGCGGCGCAACATCGGCATGGTCGCGCAGGAGCCCCAGCTCTTCTCCTGCTCCATCGCGGACAACATCCGCTATGCCCGGCCGGACGCCACGCAGGAGGAAGTGGAGGAGGCCGCGCGCGCCGCCAACGCCCACGACTTCATCCAGCGCTTCCCGGAGGGCTACGCCACCCCCGTCGGCGAGCGCGGTGTGCAGCTGTCCGGCGGACAGAAGCAGCGCGTGGCCATTGCCCGCGCCGTGTTGAAGGACCCTCGCCTGCTCATCCTCGACGAGGCCACCAGCGCCCTGGACGCGGAGAGCGAGCACCTGGTGAAGGACGCGCTGGAGCGGCTGATGAAAGGTCGCACCACGCTCATCATCGCGCACCGCTTGTCCACGGTGGCCAACGTGGACCGCGTGCTCGTGCTGGAGGGAGGCCGCATCGTCCAGAGCGGCACCCACGCCAGCCTCATGGGCCAGGAAGGCCTGTACCGGAGGCTGGTGGAGCGCCAGTTCGTCGCGGCCTGA